Proteins from a genomic interval of Lycium ferocissimum isolate CSIRO_LF1 chromosome 2, AGI_CSIRO_Lferr_CH_V1, whole genome shotgun sequence:
- the LOC132048147 gene encoding uncharacterized protein LOC132048147 encodes MCSHFIYITLNSPPYNPKISSTTIPHSSFPFNNPSNISTTMRHYFHNVALTFIILLLSITLFQSNARELRPAEHGLTNQSSSTSSSSTTTTNDVVPEMLSFFNGNGQWNTKPPVALPIAENLTWINGDRGEMSVHHTPKDHVKQVLLISSLVCGATGVVLLVVSVFVYVVFRFRKEKTVQNGKEITALSTTVDNVALVQK; translated from the coding sequence ATGTGCTCCCACTTCATTTATATTACACTCAATTCACCACcatacaaccccaaaatctcaTCTACTACTATACCACACTCTTCATTTCCATTCAACAATCCTTCAAACATTTCTACTACAATGAGGCATTATTTCCACAATGTTGCACTCACATTCATCATATTATTATTGTCCATAACGTTGTTTCAATCAAATGCCAGAGAACTCCGTCCAGCTGAGCACGGGTTAACGAATCAAAGCTCatccacatcatcatcatccactACCACTACAAACGACGTCGTTCCAGAGATGCTATCGTTCTTTAACGGTAACGGGCAATGGAATACTAAGCCACCGGTGGCATTGCCGATAGCGGAGAATCTGACGTGGATTAACGGCGATAGAGGAGAAATGTCGGTTCACCACACACCTAAAGATCATGTTAAGCAAGTTTTGTTGATTTCCAGCTTGGTTTGTGGAGCAACTGGCGTTGTTTTGCTTGTAGTTTCCgtgtttgtttatgttgtttttAGGTTCCGAAAGGAAAAAACAGTGCAAAATGGAAAAGAGATTACAGCTTTGTCAACGACAGTAGATAACGTTGCTCTCGTCCAGAAATGA